From a region of the Thermosipho melanesiensis BI429 genome:
- the rpmJ gene encoding 50S ribosomal protein L36, whose translation MKVQSSVKKRCEHCKIIKRKGRVYVICKVNPKHNQKQG comes from the coding sequence ATGAAAGTACAATCATCTGTAAAGAAAAGATGCGAACATTGTAAGATAATTAAAAGAAAAGGAAGGGTTTATGTTATTTGTAAAGTAAATCCAAAGCACAATCAGAAGCAAGGTTGA
- the rpsM gene encoding 30S ribosomal protein S13 yields MARIVGVEIPNDKKVEIALTYIYGIGKTRAKQICEATNIDPNKRVRELGDEEISKIATFIQQNYKVEGELRTEVMQNIKRLIDIGCYRGLRHKLGLPVRGQKTKSNARTRKGPRPSRIKKKK; encoded by the coding sequence ATGGCTCGTATTGTTGGTGTTGAAATTCCAAATGATAAAAAGGTAGAAATTGCACTTACATATATATACGGTATAGGGAAAACAAGGGCAAAACAAATTTGTGAAGCTACAAACATAGATCCAAATAAAAGAGTTAGAGAGTTAGGCGATGAAGAAATAAGCAAAATTGCAACATTCATCCAGCAAAATTATAAGGTAGAAGGTGAATTAAGAACAGAGGTAATGCAGAATATAAAAAGGTTAATTGATATAGGATGTTATAGAGGTTTGAGACATAAATTAGGTTTACCAGTTAGAGGACAAAAAACAAAATCTAATGCAAGAACAAGAAAAGGTCCAAGACCAAGTAGAATCAAGAAGAAAAAATAA
- the rpsK gene encoding 30S ribosomal protein S11, with the protein MAKKTRRVVKRKKKIAVDHGVVHIKSSYNNTIITLTDPDGKVITWGSGGTAGFQGTRKGTPYAAQLAADQVAKEAVKLGIKKVDILVKGPGSGREAAIRTFQAAGLEIGTIKDVTPIPFNGCRPKKKRV; encoded by the coding sequence ATGGCAAAAAAAACTCGTAGAGTTGTAAAAAGAAAAAAGAAAATAGCGGTTGATCATGGAGTAGTTCACATAAAATCTTCGTATAATAACACAATAATAACCTTAACAGATCCAGATGGAAAAGTAATAACTTGGGGAAGTGGAGGAACAGCAGGTTTTCAAGGTACAAGAAAAGGAACACCTTATGCAGCGCAACTTGCGGCTGACCAAGTGGCAAAAGAAGCTGTAAAGCTTGGAATTAAGAAAGTTGACATATTGGTAAAAGGTCCTGGTTCTGGGAGAGAAGCGGCAATTAGAACATTTCAAGCAGCAGGACTCGAAATAGGAACGATAAAAGATGTTACACCTATTCCATTCAATGGCTGTAGGCCAAAGAAGAAAAGAGTTTAA
- the rpsD gene encoding 30S ribosomal protein S4, with the protein MARYTGPQCKLCRREGMKLYLKGERCFTDKCAFDRRPFAPGDHGREKKKLTQYGIQLRAKQTMKRIYGVLEAQFRRYYEKAAKKSGDTRENLVVQVERRLDNVVYRLGFAVNRTTARQLVSHGHFLVNGKKVNIPSYQVRPGDVIEVREKSKDILPIKNAIELNKDKNRMPWLSVDFENYKGVYERHPKLEEVIDLPVDVQAIIELYSR; encoded by the coding sequence ATGGCTAGATATACAGGTCCACAATGTAAACTTTGCAGACGCGAAGGAATGAAGTTGTACCTGAAAGGTGAAAGGTGTTTTACAGATAAATGTGCATTTGATAGAAGACCTTTTGCTCCAGGTGATCATGGTAGAGAAAAGAAAAAGTTAACACAATATGGAATCCAATTAAGGGCAAAACAAACAATGAAGAGAATTTATGGAGTTCTTGAAGCGCAATTTAGAAGATATTACGAGAAAGCCGCAAAAAAATCAGGAGATACCCGTGAAAATCTTGTTGTTCAAGTAGAAAGAAGACTCGATAATGTAGTATATAGGTTGGGTTTTGCAGTTAATAGAACAACGGCAAGACAGCTTGTAAGTCATGGACACTTTTTAGTTAATGGAAAAAAGGTTAATATTCCTTCATATCAAGTTAGACCTGGTGATGTAATAGAAGTTAGGGAAAAAAGTAAGGACATTCTTCCGATAAAAAATGCTATTGAACTAAACAAGGATAAAAATAGAATGCCATGGCTTTCTGTTGATTTTGAAAACTATAAAGGGGTTTACGAAAGACATCCAAAACTAGAAGAAGTTATTGATCTTCCAGTTGATGTACAAGCAATTATTGAATTGTACTCGAGGTGA
- a CDS encoding DNA-directed RNA polymerase subunit alpha, which translates to MDFIMPKNLKMEDHSETDEHYYARFVLSPLEKGYATTIGNTLRRVLLSSIPSLAITDVKFVRPEKYHEFDTIEGVKEDIIEILLNLKKVQLKMESYVNTPVELTIQHKGEGEIKAGDIVVPAGVTVTNPNLHIATLNEDADIEIKMYATVGKGFVPAAERNERPDIGWIVLDGVYNPILKVNWKIENVRVGKKTDYDKLILEVWTKKNIKPVEALKQAVKIINDHFKLIEESFGDMEDAGIVIETTKAEIVEEKIDENEILNKKIDELDLSMRALNCLKRDKIETIGDLLERGEEELLKIKNFGQKSLDEVKEKLMEKFGISFGKEEE; encoded by the coding sequence ATGGATTTTATTATGCCCAAAAATCTTAAGATGGAAGATCATTCTGAAACAGATGAGCATTATTATGCGCGATTCGTATTGTCTCCATTGGAAAAAGGGTATGCAACAACGATTGGTAATACATTGAGGAGGGTTTTACTTTCTTCCATTCCTTCACTTGCAATTACTGATGTAAAATTTGTAAGGCCAGAGAAGTATCACGAATTTGATACTATTGAAGGTGTAAAAGAAGATATAATAGAAATTTTGTTAAATTTAAAAAAAGTTCAGCTAAAGATGGAAAGTTATGTGAATACACCTGTAGAACTGACAATTCAGCATAAAGGTGAAGGAGAAATTAAAGCAGGGGATATAGTTGTTCCGGCAGGTGTGACTGTAACAAATCCGAATTTACATATAGCAACTTTGAATGAAGATGCAGATATAGAGATAAAGATGTATGCAACCGTTGGAAAAGGTTTTGTTCCAGCAGCTGAAAGAAACGAAAGACCTGATATTGGTTGGATTGTATTAGATGGGGTATACAATCCCATATTGAAGGTTAATTGGAAGATAGAGAATGTTAGGGTTGGTAAAAAAACAGACTATGATAAATTGATTTTGGAAGTTTGGACTAAGAAGAATATAAAACCTGTTGAAGCTTTAAAGCAAGCAGTTAAGATAATTAATGATCACTTTAAACTAATTGAAGAGAGTTTTGGAGATATGGAAGATGCAGGTATAGTTATTGAAACAACAAAAGCGGAAATTGTTGAGGAAAAAATAGATGAAAACGAGATTTTGAATAAGAAGATAGACGAGTTGGATTTATCCATGAGGGCATTGAATTGTTTAAAAAGAGATAAAATTGAAACGATAGGTGACTTGTTAGAAAGAGGAGAGGAAGAGTTATTAAAAATAAAGAACTTTGGTCAAAAGTCATTAGATGAAGTCAAAGAAAAGTTGATGGAGAAGTTCGGAATTAGTTTTGGAAAGGAGGAAGAATAA
- the rplQ gene encoding 50S ribosomal protein L17 gives MRHRKNKHRIGRYGSHRRATLRNLSREIVEHQSIITTTKKAKAVKEYFEKLMTKAIKAKKAEKKEREVALRREIFKALGDRRLVNKLVDEIAPKYLDRQGGYTAIYKVGPRRGDGAEMSLIKLVIEE, from the coding sequence ATGAGACATAGAAAGAATAAACATAGAATAGGAAGATACGGCAGTCACAGAAGAGCAACTTTGAGGAATTTGTCAAGGGAAATTGTCGAACATCAAAGTATTATCACAACTACCAAGAAAGCAAAAGCAGTAAAAGAATATTTTGAGAAATTGATGACAAAAGCAATAAAAGCAAAAAAGGCTGAAAAGAAAGAAAGAGAAGTAGCTTTAAGAAGAGAGATATTTAAGGCTTTGGGAGATAGAAGATTAGTAAATAAACTTGTAGATGAAATTGCCCCAAAATATTTAGATAGACAGGGTGGGTATACCGCCATTTACAAAGTAGGCCCCAGAAGAGGCGATGGAGCGGAAATGTCTTTGATAAAATTAGTAATAGAAGAGTAA
- a CDS encoding trigger factor, whose amino-acid sequence MEIKELGVDKNIVTKEYLFDSTDIKVAERRTLNELNRKYTIEGFRKGKVPLNVFKMRFGRDFYDYFVFEQLVDQVYKSFKDESNLLLIPEIVEKEVTEDKGRIVVNFHKKPVAKVNVESIKVRVANKGQVLSNYLDLRLKSLQEEHAILDPKDGQAEYEDLVRVKVYITNKDSGKVLIDGKEDEYVLYKEDERPTVQNVIGHKKGDVVEFDKEFTGKDGEKVVYHYKLEILEVYKRNLPEITDEFVKDNLTELHLETLDELKNKIMEEGTKIYDNEIKNSIREQILAQLSEVTELFISEKTIDYAVRLIVNNMKEENKYEEYVKKYENEEKALESLKEYYVNELKKESAIEKLAKEYKIEEKATDEELEKYAEMLAPYWGISVERAKVLVKERNDIRNEVENMIFVDKVLDKVAEKVQREIVDVNKEGEESEENN is encoded by the coding sequence ATGGAGATCAAAGAACTAGGTGTAGATAAAAATATTGTGACAAAGGAGTATTTATTTGATTCAACGGATATAAAAGTTGCAGAAAGAAGGACGTTAAACGAATTAAATAGAAAGTATACCATAGAGGGGTTTAGGAAAGGTAAAGTCCCTCTTAATGTTTTTAAAATGAGGTTTGGAAGAGATTTCTATGATTATTTTGTATTTGAACAATTGGTGGATCAAGTTTACAAATCTTTCAAGGATGAATCAAATCTTTTGCTTATTCCTGAGATTGTAGAAAAAGAGGTAACAGAAGATAAAGGAAGAATAGTAGTTAACTTTCATAAAAAGCCGGTTGCAAAGGTAAATGTTGAAAGCATAAAAGTAAGAGTTGCAAATAAAGGCCAGGTTTTAAGCAATTATCTTGACTTAAGATTAAAATCTTTGCAGGAAGAACATGCTATTTTGGATCCTAAAGATGGGCAAGCTGAATACGAAGACCTTGTTAGGGTAAAAGTTTATATTACCAATAAAGATTCCGGAAAAGTATTAATTGACGGTAAGGAAGACGAGTACGTTCTTTATAAAGAAGATGAAAGGCCAACGGTACAAAATGTTATTGGACATAAAAAAGGCGATGTTGTGGAATTTGATAAGGAATTTACGGGAAAAGATGGAGAGAAAGTTGTCTATCATTACAAATTGGAAATCTTGGAAGTATACAAAAGAAATCTTCCGGAAATCACCGACGAATTTGTAAAGGATAACTTGACTGAATTGCATCTTGAAACGTTAGATGAATTGAAAAACAAAATAATGGAAGAAGGTACAAAAATTTACGATAACGAAATAAAAAATTCTATAAGAGAACAGATTTTAGCGCAACTTTCTGAGGTTACGGAGTTATTTATTTCAGAAAAGACAATAGATTATGCAGTAAGACTCATAGTTAACAATATGAAAGAAGAAAATAAATACGAAGAATATGTGAAAAAATATGAAAATGAAGAAAAAGCTTTAGAATCTTTGAAGGAGTATTATGTAAATGAACTTAAGAAAGAGTCTGCTATTGAAAAACTTGCAAAAGAGTACAAAATAGAAGAAAAAGCTACAGATGAAGAGTTAGAAAAATATGCTGAAATGCTTGCTCCATATTGGGGAATTAGTGTTGAAAGAGCAAAAGTATTGGTAAAAGAAAGAAACGATATTAGAAACGAAGTAGAGAATATGATTTTTGTAGATAAGGTACTTGATAAAGTGGCAGAAAAGGTTCAAAGAGAAATAGTTGATGTAAACAAAGAAGGTGAAGAGAGTGAAGAAAATAATTGA
- the clpP gene encoding ATP-dependent Clp endopeptidase proteolytic subunit ClpP gives MVVENTGRYERAYDIYSRLLKDRIVFLGSAIDDHVANLIVAQLLFLEAEDPDKDIQLYINSPGGSVSAGLAIYDTMQYVKCDVTTICIGQAASMGAVLLAGGTKGKRFSLPNSRIMIHQPLGGAEGPAKDVEIMTKELLRIKNKINEILSLHTGQPIERIERDTDRDFFMTPEDALEYGLIDKVIKPGDRKK, from the coding sequence ATGGTGGTTGAAAATACGGGACGATATGAAAGGGCTTATGATATTTATTCTAGATTGTTAAAAGATAGAATAGTTTTCCTCGGGAGTGCTATAGATGACCACGTGGCGAATTTAATTGTTGCTCAGCTTTTGTTTTTAGAAGCGGAAGATCCAGATAAAGATATCCAACTATACATTAACTCACCTGGTGGTTCTGTAAGTGCAGGACTTGCAATATATGATACCATGCAATATGTAAAGTGTGATGTAACGACTATTTGTATAGGACAAGCTGCTTCTATGGGGGCAGTGCTTCTTGCTGGTGGAACAAAAGGGAAGAGATTTTCATTGCCAAATAGTAGAATTATGATTCATCAGCCTTTAGGTGGAGCAGAAGGACCGGCAAAAGATGTGGAAATAATGACAAAAGAACTTTTAAGAATAAAAAATAAAATTAACGAGATACTAAGCCTTCATACGGGTCAGCCAATAGAGAGAATTGAAAGGGATACCGATAGAGATTTCTTTATGACACCTGAAGATGCTCTTGAATATGGATTGATAGATAAGGTAATAAAGCCTGGGGATAGAAAAAAATAA
- a CDS encoding YebC/PmpR family DNA-binding transcriptional regulator: MSGHNKWANIKHRKAAQDAKRSKIFTKLIREIIVAAREGGGDPETNPRLRAVIERARAANMPKDTIEKSIKKGTGELEGVDYQEIIYEAYAPAGVALYIYAMTDNKNRTAQELRHLLSKHGGSLAESGSVAWLFERKGIIEIPKDKVADFEEFAMVAIDAGAEDIIEDDPIQVVTAPEKLTEVKDNLASNGFEGEAKVTFIPKNTVKVTGADAEKVLKLISVLEDNDDVQEVYANFDIDDKEMEEIMAKLEG; encoded by the coding sequence ATGTCTGGTCACAACAAATGGGCGAATATAAAACATAGGAAGGCTGCCCAGGATGCAAAAAGATCCAAAATATTTACAAAATTAATTAGAGAAATTATAGTTGCTGCAAGGGAAGGCGGAGGAGATCCAGAAACAAATCCAAGGTTAAGGGCAGTTATTGAAAGAGCAAGAGCAGCAAATATGCCGAAAGATACAATTGAAAAATCCATAAAGAAAGGAACAGGGGAGTTAGAAGGTGTAGATTATCAAGAAATAATTTATGAAGCATATGCTCCAGCAGGTGTAGCTTTATACATATACGCAATGACAGATAACAAAAACAGAACAGCACAAGAATTAAGACATTTATTGAGTAAACATGGTGGCTCTCTTGCAGAGAGCGGTTCAGTTGCATGGTTATTTGAGAGAAAAGGGATCATTGAAATTCCCAAAGATAAGGTTGCAGATTTTGAGGAATTTGCAATGGTTGCAATTGATGCAGGTGCTGAAGACATTATAGAAGACGATCCTATCCAAGTTGTTACCGCTCCTGAAAAATTAACTGAAGTGAAAGATAATTTGGCAAGCAATGGATTTGAAGGCGAAGCAAAAGTAACATTTATTCCAAAGAATACGGTAAAGGTAACAGGTGCAGATGCAGAGAAAGTTTTAAAGTTAATTAGCGTATTGGAAGATAACGATGATGTACAAGAAGTTTATGCAAACTTCGATATTGATGACAAAGAAATGGAAGAAATAATGGCAAAGCTTGAAGGATAA
- a CDS encoding CheR family methyltransferase, whose product MSLEDFKKKKSDFLLGSKFGENQEFSTEEFQWFLEQVKKHFNFDLTGYKPHRVKRRIEMLIKKYNLKSYKDYYGLISKDKKKKEEFFDRMTINVTEFFRNPEKWWELRDKFIPQLLRESGVKFKAWSAGCSTGEEPYSLAILLEELRAPSTSKVHATDIDIGVLTKARLGEYEERSFVNTPPQYLKKYFDLTNKGTYKVKDIVKKRVLFRRHNLLQDKFESGYDLILCRNVVIYFELETKMELYEKFSKALRPGGLLFVGNTERIFNYRQLGFEVASPFIYRKL is encoded by the coding sequence ATGTCTTTGGAAGATTTCAAAAAGAAGAAAAGCGATTTTCTATTGGGTTCAAAGTTTGGTGAAAACCAAGAATTTTCTACAGAAGAGTTCCAATGGTTTTTGGAACAGGTAAAGAAACATTTTAATTTTGATCTTACGGGGTACAAACCACACAGGGTAAAAAGACGAATAGAAATGCTAATAAAAAAATATAATCTTAAGTCATACAAGGATTATTATGGTTTGATCTCAAAAGATAAAAAAAAGAAAGAAGAATTTTTTGATAGGATGACTATTAATGTTACGGAGTTCTTTAGAAATCCAGAAAAATGGTGGGAGTTAAGGGATAAGTTTATACCACAACTCTTGCGTGAAAGTGGCGTGAAATTTAAGGCTTGGAGTGCAGGATGTTCTACGGGTGAAGAACCTTATTCCCTTGCTATATTATTAGAAGAATTAAGAGCTCCAAGTACATCCAAGGTCCATGCAACTGATATTGACATTGGAGTTTTAACAAAAGCACGTTTAGGAGAATATGAGGAAAGATCTTTTGTAAATACTCCACCTCAATATTTAAAGAAGTATTTTGATTTAACAAATAAAGGGACATATAAGGTAAAAGATATTGTAAAAAAGAGGGTATTGTTTAGAAGACACAATTTATTACAAGATAAATTTGAGAGTGGATATGATTTGATATTGTGTAGGAATGTTGTAATTTACTTTGAACTAGAAACAAAAATGGAATTATATGAAAAATTTTCAAAAGCATTGAGACCAGGTGGATTGTTATTTGTGGGAAATACAGAGAGAATTTTTAATTACAGACAGTTAGGTTTTGAGGTTGCTTCCCCGTTTATTTATAGAAAATTGTGA
- the lspA gene encoding signal peptidase II, protein MFWITLAFVIDQITKYIATNYWRFNPKKVLFFYFTYATNKGVAFGLFSNSKEIVVYLTLAITIFLSIIPLVKRLDFLTNMFLGFIIGGALGNVVDRIRFGYVVDFVTMPYWPTIYNLADFFILLGGIGIAIISLRRRDVGNSSNSTGEGLEIRQIYSRKSTRLDIENVHSKSDQEWNGNSK, encoded by the coding sequence TTGTTTTGGATTACTTTGGCGTTTGTAATAGATCAAATTACAAAGTATATAGCGACAAATTATTGGAGGTTTAATCCAAAAAAAGTGTTGTTTTTTTATTTTACCTATGCAACAAACAAAGGGGTTGCATTTGGGCTTTTTTCAAATTCAAAAGAAATAGTTGTGTATTTAACGCTTGCAATTACGATATTTTTGTCTATAATACCACTTGTAAAAAGACTTGATTTTTTGACAAATATGTTTCTGGGATTTATTATTGGTGGAGCCTTAGGAAACGTAGTGGATAGAATTAGATTTGGATATGTAGTAGACTTTGTAACTATGCCTTACTGGCCCACAATATACAATCTAGCTGATTTTTTCATACTTTTAGGTGGTATTGGAATTGCTATAATTTCTTTGCGGAGGAGAGATGTTGGAAATTCAAGTAACAGCACGGGAGAAGGGTTGGAGATTAGACAAATTTATTCAAGAAAAAGCACCAGACTGGATATCGAGAACGTACATTCAAAGAGCGATCAAGAGTGGAATGGTAACAGTAAATAA
- a CDS encoding RluA family pseudouridine synthase — MQEKAPDWISRTYIQRAIKSGMVTVNNEEKKPSYKLKNGDVVSFELPEEPKKVEILPENLPLKIIYEDKDIIVVNKDPGVVTHPTPTFLSGTLVNALMYHCNDFQGIGGELRPGIVHRLDKDTSGVIVVAKNDKAHQSLSMQFKERKTEKTYIAIVSGEVKKNYGTIDVPLGRNPVVRTKIAPVDWGKNAITYFKVIKRFKNATLLLAFPKTGRTHQIRVHMKYIGHPLLGDELYGRGKKDEIFGVKRQMLHALKLSFYHPSTNEKMIFVAPLPEDFKQVIRNLAEIG, encoded by the coding sequence ATTCAAGAAAAAGCACCAGACTGGATATCGAGAACGTACATTCAAAGAGCGATCAAGAGTGGAATGGTAACAGTAAATAACGAAGAAAAAAAGCCAAGTTACAAATTGAAGAATGGAGATGTTGTTTCCTTTGAACTTCCAGAAGAACCAAAGAAAGTGGAAATATTACCAGAAAATCTACCTTTAAAGATAATATACGAAGATAAAGACATTATTGTAGTTAATAAAGATCCTGGTGTGGTGACTCATCCCACACCAACTTTTCTTTCTGGCACACTGGTAAATGCTTTAATGTATCATTGTAACGATTTTCAAGGGATTGGTGGAGAATTAAGACCGGGTATTGTTCATCGTTTAGATAAAGATACCAGTGGTGTAATAGTTGTGGCCAAAAATGATAAAGCGCATCAAAGCTTATCTATGCAATTTAAAGAGAGAAAAACAGAGAAAACTTACATTGCGATAGTTTCAGGGGAAGTGAAAAAAAATTACGGAACAATAGATGTACCCTTGGGACGTAATCCCGTTGTGCGCACAAAAATTGCACCCGTTGATTGGGGAAAGAATGCCATAACTTATTTTAAGGTTATTAAAAGATTTAAAAATGCAACACTTTTGCTTGCCTTTCCAAAGACTGGTAGAACACACCAGATAAGAGTTCATATGAAATACATTGGCCATCCACTTTTGGGTGATGAGTTGTATGGTAGGGGAAAAAAGGATGAAATTTTTGGCGTAAAAAGACAAATGCTTCATGCCTTAAAACTTTCCTTTTATCACCCTTCTACCAATGAAAAGATGATATTTGTAGCCCCACTTCCAGAGGATTTTAAGCAGGTTATAAGAAATTTGGCGGAAATTGGTTAA
- a CDS encoding glutamine synthetase family protein, with amino-acid sequence MGIDEIFEIVKHEKIKFIRLQFSDINGVLKNVEIPSNDLKRAFDKGIMFDGSSIEGFVRINESDMYLKPDPSTFAILPWTLEGQKSARIICDVYKHDGTPFEGDPRYRLKRVMNEAKEMGFIPHTGPEVEFFLLPRRDNRPVFEFLDEGGYFDLLPVDIAEHLRSEVAVMLEEMGIDVEATHHEVAPSQHEVDFRYSNALSSADAVQTVKLVIKTLAVKNELYATFMPKPFFGVNGSGMHVHLSLLTEDLKDNAFYDKEKDDISDTMRYFIGGLIKYARPITAITNPTVNSYKRLVPGYEAPVNVAWSLANRSALIRVPMARQMGTRLEYRAPDPSCNPYLAFSVLIKAGLEGIRKKIEPPMPVEKNIYRMDEEEKGNFGIKVLPENLKEAIDEMEKCDLIKEALGEHIFAKFIKMKRNEWKEYSMLVTEWERKRYEII; translated from the coding sequence ATGGGGATAGATGAAATTTTTGAGATTGTGAAGCATGAAAAGATAAAATTTATTAGGCTTCAATTTTCTGATATTAATGGTGTCTTGAAGAATGTTGAAATACCCTCGAATGACTTAAAAAGGGCATTTGACAAAGGAATTATGTTTGACGGTTCTTCAATTGAAGGTTTTGTTAGAATTAACGAGTCTGATATGTATTTAAAGCCCGATCCTTCTACATTTGCTATATTACCTTGGACATTGGAAGGTCAAAAGAGTGCACGAATAATATGTGATGTTTATAAACATGATGGAACACCATTTGAGGGGGATCCAAGGTATAGATTGAAAAGGGTTATGAATGAGGCAAAAGAAATGGGATTTATTCCACATACAGGTCCAGAGGTTGAATTTTTCTTACTTCCACGTAGAGACAATAGACCTGTATTTGAATTTTTAGATGAAGGTGGATATTTTGACCTTTTACCTGTGGATATAGCAGAACATCTTAGAAGTGAGGTTGCCGTTATGTTAGAGGAAATGGGAATAGATGTGGAGGCAACACATCATGAGGTTGCTCCATCTCAACATGAGGTTGATTTTAGATATAGTAATGCACTATCTTCAGCGGATGCTGTACAGACGGTAAAATTAGTTATAAAGACATTAGCTGTAAAGAATGAACTTTACGCTACGTTTATGCCAAAGCCATTTTTTGGAGTAAACGGCAGCGGAATGCACGTTCATTTGAGTCTTTTAACGGAAGATCTTAAAGATAATGCCTTTTATGATAAAGAGAAAGATGACATTTCAGATACAATGAGATATTTCATTGGTGGATTGATAAAATATGCAAGACCTATTACCGCAATCACTAATCCAACTGTGAACAGTTATAAAAGATTGGTTCCTGGTTATGAGGCTCCCGTTAATGTAGCATGGTCACTTGCAAATAGGTCAGCACTTATTAGGGTTCCAATGGCACGGCAAATGGGAACTAGGTTAGAATACAGAGCACCAGATCCATCTTGTAATCCATATTTAGCTTTTTCGGTTTTGATAAAAGCGGGATTGGAAGGTATAAGGAAGAAAATAGAACCACCTATGCCAGTTGAAAAGAATATTTATCGGATGGATGAAGAAGAAAAGGGAAATTTTGGAATAAAAGTTTTACCTGAAAATCTTAAAGAGGCGATTGACGAGATGGAAAAATGTGATTTGATTAAAGAGGCATTAGGTGAACATATTTTTGCAAAATTTATAAAGATGAAAAGAAATGAATGGAAAGAATATTCTATGCTTGTTACGGAATGGGAAAGAAAAAGATATGAAATAATATGA
- a CDS encoding MJ1477/TM1410 family putative glycoside hydrolase → MKYLTLILIALILIQIPSIEKTDVPFIYQLQKIDIKKIYDLYTPKFLVIDVFEILNNEDKIYLQKLRKNGTIVLAYISIGEAEDYRYYWKDIWWKDPPNWLGKENENWKGNYKVKYWYKEWKEIVFQTINKIISKTEVDGLYLDIIDAFEYWAQNGYDIEFTAHEMINFVKEIKNRYKLLIVPQNGESILNFDTDSSYLNSIDGIGIEDLFFYKSKKLKHTQERLKYILKIKKEGKFVLVTDYIFPSKVIDEFITLCETYGFYGYPANKNKLLKDLSFGLKYLKKK, encoded by the coding sequence GTGAAATATCTTACATTGATATTAATTGCGCTAATACTAATACAAATACCAAGCATAGAAAAAACAGATGTTCCATTTATCTACCAACTACAAAAAATAGATATAAAAAAAATCTATGATCTTTATACCCCAAAGTTTTTAGTGATAGATGTGTTTGAAATATTAAATAATGAAGACAAAATCTACCTACAAAAACTCAGAAAAAACGGCACAATAGTACTAGCCTATATAAGTATAGGAGAAGCAGAAGATTATAGATACTACTGGAAAGATATATGGTGGAAAGATCCTCCAAACTGGTTAGGGAAAGAAAACGAAAATTGGAAAGGAAACTATAAAGTAAAATACTGGTACAAGGAATGGAAAGAAATAGTATTTCAAACAATAAACAAAATAATTTCAAAAACAGAGGTTGACGGATTATATCTAGATATAATAGATGCATTTGAATATTGGGCACAAAACGGGTATGATATAGAATTTACTGCACATGAAATGATTAATTTCGTGAAAGAGATAAAAAATAGATATAAATTACTAATAGTTCCACAAAATGGAGAAAGTATACTAAACTTTGACACCGACAGCTCTTATCTAAACTCAATTGATGGAATCGGTATAGAAGATTTGTTTTTCTACAAAAGCAAAAAATTAAAACACACCCAAGAAAGACTAAAATACATTTTAAAAATTAAAAAAGAAGGAAAATTTGTATTGGTAACAGACTATATTTTCCCATCTAAAGTAATTGATGAATTTATAACCCTCTGTGAGACATACGGTTTTTATGGATATCCAGCTAACAAAAATAAATTGCTAAAAGATTTATCTTTTGGACTTAAATATTTAAAAAAAAAGTGA